In Nonomuraea sp. NBC_00507, the following are encoded in one genomic region:
- a CDS encoding Gfo/Idh/MocA family protein, whose translation MRIALAGLATSHPYTDARTLARHAELVVWEQDPERLRRFTDEHPRAKVAGSLAEMLAGPLDGVVLTVPNPQVPQALAKVLETGVACFVNKPAAASRAQLEQLDRLPVHDRVLSSSVLRFAPAFAGTRVDRGEVLAVRATVRHDVGIWATGYNAWQDTPGEGGGTMVTMGIHGVELLVALLGPDVRLAGAAGARRHYATLRSEDTGVMALRWDDGITGTVEILGVSESESYSVTLHKRDTTETIVIEGGDDPVQGLGYEGTIEAFLAMAGGAPSPVPWRHTRAVLQVLVSAREMTA comes from the coding sequence GTGCGCATCGCTCTCGCCGGGCTCGCCACCAGCCATCCCTACACCGACGCCCGCACCCTGGCCCGCCATGCCGAGCTCGTCGTGTGGGAGCAGGATCCGGAGCGGCTGCGGCGGTTCACCGATGAGCATCCGCGGGCGAAGGTGGCGGGGAGCCTGGCCGAGATGCTGGCCGGCCCGCTCGACGGGGTGGTGCTGACCGTGCCCAACCCTCAGGTGCCGCAGGCGCTGGCCAAGGTGCTGGAGACGGGCGTGGCCTGCTTCGTGAACAAGCCTGCCGCGGCCAGCCGGGCCCAGCTGGAGCAGCTCGATCGGCTGCCGGTCCACGACCGCGTGCTGTCCAGCTCTGTGCTGCGGTTCGCGCCGGCCTTCGCGGGAACACGGGTCGATCGGGGCGAGGTGCTGGCCGTGCGGGCGACCGTACGGCATGACGTGGGGATCTGGGCGACCGGCTACAACGCCTGGCAGGACACGCCCGGCGAGGGCGGCGGGACGATGGTCACCATGGGGATCCACGGGGTGGAGCTGCTGGTGGCGCTGCTCGGTCCCGACGTGCGGCTGGCAGGCGCCGCGGGGGCGAGGCGGCACTACGCGACGCTTCGGTCGGAGGACACCGGAGTGATGGCGCTGCGCTGGGATGACGGCATCACCGGCACAGTGGAGATCCTCGGCGTCTCGGAGTCCGAGTCCTACAGCGTCACGCTGCACAAGCGCGACACCACCGAGACGATCGTGATCGAGGGCGGGGACGATCCGGTTCAGGGGCTCGGGTACGAAGGGACGATCGAGGCCTTCCTCGCGATGGCAGGCGGCGCGCCCAGCCCGGTGCCGTGGCGGCACACGAGGGCCGTGCTCCAGGTGCTGGTCTCCGCACGCGAGATGACCGCCTGA
- a CDS encoding glycoside hydrolase family 25 protein → MAMHRTIHAPKINTPAAGTSRALRKITATVSLALVTALAGAGLAGPAQADGFIEGRDMSHYESTYDWAGSGVQFGIVKATEGTDFIDSSFARHWAEVGKLPMVRGAYHFGHPANDPVAEADFFLSVLDTQPAKAGDLLVLDLETTDGQSAEHVNTWAKTWLERVKSKTGVTPLFYANYNFAEQYGQGLGEYPLWVAHYSKAKGTVATPTHWKTWAIHQYTDDPWDQNVSSLRQDQLRALGRK, encoded by the coding sequence ATGGCCATGCATCGTACGATCCATGCCCCCAAGATCAACACCCCCGCCGCCGGCACCTCCCGCGCTCTGCGCAAGATCACGGCCACCGTGTCACTGGCTCTGGTAACCGCCCTGGCGGGTGCTGGTCTCGCGGGTCCCGCACAGGCGGACGGCTTCATCGAGGGGCGCGACATGTCCCACTACGAATCCACCTACGACTGGGCCGGCAGCGGCGTCCAGTTCGGCATCGTCAAGGCGACCGAAGGCACCGACTTCATCGACAGTTCGTTCGCGCGTCACTGGGCGGAGGTCGGCAAACTTCCCATGGTCCGCGGTGCGTACCACTTCGGGCACCCGGCCAACGACCCCGTCGCCGAGGCCGACTTCTTCCTCTCCGTGCTGGACACGCAGCCCGCCAAGGCCGGAGACCTGCTCGTCCTCGACCTGGAGACCACGGACGGTCAGTCAGCGGAGCACGTGAACACTTGGGCCAAGACGTGGCTGGAACGGGTGAAGTCCAAGACCGGAGTCACGCCGCTGTTCTACGCCAACTACAACTTCGCCGAGCAGTACGGCCAGGGGCTGGGCGAGTACCCGCTGTGGGTGGCGCACTACAGCAAGGCCAAGGGCACGGTCGCCACGCCGACGCACTGGAAGACGTGGGCCATCCACCAGTACACCGACGACCCGTGGGACCAGAACGTCTCCTCCCTGCGCCAGGACCAGCTCCGCGCCCTCGGCCGGAAGTAG
- a CDS encoding response regulator transcription factor, which produces MTRRAPEDLADAVRKVCRGIRVVDPVLATESLIHGINPLAAREREVLVAVGAGHAIAEVAKLLRLSEGTVRNHLSAAIGKTGTRSRSEAAAVARERGWL; this is translated from the coding sequence TTGACGCGACGCGCCCCCGAAGACCTCGCCGACGCGGTGCGCAAGGTCTGTCGGGGCATCCGGGTCGTCGACCCGGTCCTTGCCACCGAGTCGTTGATCCACGGGATCAACCCGCTGGCGGCGCGCGAGCGGGAAGTGCTGGTCGCGGTCGGCGCCGGACATGCCATCGCCGAGGTCGCCAAGCTGCTGCGGCTCTCCGAGGGCACCGTGCGCAACCACCTTTCGGCGGCGATCGGCAAGACCGGCACCCGCAGCAGGAGCGAGGCCGCGGCGGTGGCGAGGGAACGCGGCTGGCTGTAG
- a CDS encoding RtcB family protein → MMQLVEERPYRWRIEPEGGMRVPGVVFATRELLPDPSEDQALAQVAAVATLPGIVEAAYAMPDMHWGYGFPIGGVAATDVAAGGVVSPGGVGFDISCGVRLLLADLHVDDLRPRLDKLMDALDVSVPRGMSKGAVWRLHSQAELENILAGGARYAVERGHGEPGDLERCEDRGAVADADPAGVGSRARERGLQQVGSLGSGNHFLEVEAVADVYDEEVAEAYGLWRGRVCVMIHTGSRGLGHQICTDAVKTMQAAMTRYGIRVPDRQLACAPVESHEGRAYLAAMAAAANYGRANRQLLGQAARRAFDRVTGHGDLSLLYDVSHNLAKLETHQVDGGTRQLCVHRKGATLALPPGHADLPPDLRPLGQPVLVPGSMGVGSYVLAGVPGGPAFASACHGAGRRLSRHQAVKTTRAATLRAELERAGIAVRGASPRGLTEETPQAYKDLDAVVEVCVQAGLARKVAKLAPVGVVKG, encoded by the coding sequence ATGATGCAACTGGTCGAGGAGCGGCCGTACCGGTGGCGGATCGAGCCCGAGGGCGGCATGCGGGTGCCCGGCGTGGTCTTCGCGACCCGGGAGCTGCTGCCTGACCCGTCGGAGGATCAGGCGCTGGCCCAGGTCGCGGCGGTGGCGACCCTGCCCGGGATCGTGGAGGCCGCCTACGCGATGCCCGACATGCACTGGGGGTACGGGTTCCCGATCGGCGGCGTGGCGGCCACCGACGTGGCCGCGGGCGGGGTGGTCTCGCCGGGCGGGGTGGGGTTCGACATCTCCTGCGGCGTCCGGCTGCTGCTCGCCGACCTGCACGTGGACGACCTGCGGCCACGCCTGGACAAGCTGATGGACGCCCTCGACGTGTCGGTTCCGCGCGGCATGAGCAAGGGCGCGGTGTGGCGGCTGCACAGCCAGGCCGAGCTGGAGAACATCCTGGCCGGCGGCGCCCGGTACGCCGTCGAGCGCGGCCACGGCGAGCCCGGCGACCTGGAGCGCTGCGAGGACCGGGGCGCGGTGGCCGACGCCGACCCGGCCGGAGTCGGCTCCCGGGCGCGGGAGCGCGGGCTGCAGCAGGTCGGCAGCCTCGGCTCGGGCAACCATTTCCTGGAGGTCGAGGCCGTCGCCGACGTGTACGACGAGGAGGTCGCCGAGGCGTACGGGCTGTGGCGGGGCCGGGTGTGCGTGATGATCCACACGGGGTCGCGCGGGCTGGGCCACCAGATCTGCACCGACGCCGTGAAGACCATGCAGGCGGCGATGACCAGGTACGGCATCCGCGTGCCTGACCGGCAGCTGGCCTGTGCGCCGGTCGAGTCGCACGAGGGACGGGCCTACCTCGCGGCGATGGCGGCGGCCGCCAACTACGGCAGGGCCAACCGGCAACTGCTCGGCCAGGCCGCCCGCCGGGCCTTCGACCGCGTCACGGGCCACGGCGACCTGAGCCTGCTGTACGACGTGTCGCACAACCTCGCCAAGCTGGAGACCCACCAGGTGGACGGCGGGACGCGGCAGCTGTGCGTGCACCGCAAGGGCGCGACGCTGGCGCTGCCACCCGGCCACGCGGACCTGCCGCCCGATCTGCGGCCGTTGGGGCAGCCGGTGCTGGTGCCTGGGTCCATGGGGGTGGGGTCGTACGTGCTGGCCGGCGTGCCGGGCGGGCCGGCGTTCGCTTCGGCCTGCCATGGGGCCGGTCGCCGGCTGAGCCGCCACCAGGCGGTCAAGACCACCAGGGCGGCCACCTTGCGAGCCGAGCTGGAGCGTGCCGGGATCGCCGTACGCGGGGCGTCGCCGCGCGGGCTGACCGAGGAGACGCCGCAGGCGTACAAGGATCTGGACGCGGTGGTCGAGGTCTGCGTACAGGCGGGCCTGGCGCGCAAAGTGGCCAAGCTGGCGCCCGTCGGCGTCGTGAAGGGCTAG
- a CDS encoding archease: MSGGHRAMPHTADIAVEAWGDSCEECLAEAVRGLVESFADIRDAPPGDGVDLTVTAQTDEDLLVEVLQEVIYQIEVHGRLVVDVSPGAAGLRLATVPAESVEQVGAMPKAVTAHHVRFGETDGTWRAHVVVDV, from the coding sequence ATGAGCGGAGGCCATCGCGCGATGCCGCACACCGCGGACATCGCGGTGGAGGCGTGGGGGGACAGCTGCGAGGAATGCCTCGCCGAGGCCGTGCGGGGCCTGGTCGAGAGCTTCGCCGACATCCGGGACGCGCCGCCGGGCGACGGCGTGGACCTCACGGTGACGGCACAGACTGACGAGGACCTGCTCGTCGAGGTGCTGCAAGAGGTGATCTACCAGATCGAGGTGCACGGCCGCCTGGTCGTGGACGTGTCGCCCGGCGCGGCCGGGCTGCGGCTGGCCACCGTCCCGGCGGAGTCGGTGGAGCAGGTCGGCGCCATGCCGAAGGCGGTGACCGCGCACCACGTGCGCTTCGGGGAGACAGACGGGACATGGCGGGCACACGTCGTGGTCGACGTCTAG
- a CDS encoding OsmC family protein — protein MSTLREYLSHKRAALLARRESPTAGPVPLHAHVTAEGRSGIRRVRIRDFQIISDSGPDFAGYDLGPTSPELQAGVLGSCVTHIFLIKAAELAVSIDALEVDVRAEYDPRAQRPGDRGVPVHPHNFRYEVLIDSPASDEELAHLHAEVERVCPILNLIRNPQPVSGTVVRIRAGAPPV, from the coding sequence ATGAGCACCCTTCGCGAGTACCTGTCACACAAGCGCGCGGCCCTGCTGGCCCGCCGGGAGTCTCCCACCGCCGGGCCGGTCCCGCTGCACGCCCATGTCACCGCCGAGGGCCGCAGTGGGATCCGGCGCGTCAGGATCAGGGACTTCCAGATCATCAGCGACAGCGGTCCCGACTTCGCCGGCTACGACCTCGGACCCACCTCACCCGAACTCCAGGCCGGCGTTCTGGGCAGCTGTGTCACGCACATCTTTCTGATCAAGGCGGCCGAGCTGGCGGTGTCCATCGATGCGCTGGAGGTGGACGTGCGCGCCGAATACGACCCCCGAGCCCAGCGACCGGGCGACCGCGGCGTCCCGGTGCACCCGCACAACTTCCGCTACGAGGTGCTGATCGACTCGCCGGCCTCCGATGAGGAGCTGGCCCACCTGCATGCCGAGGTCGAGCGGGTCTGCCCGATCCTCAATCTGATCCGCAACCCACAGCCGGTCAGTGGAACGGTGGTCCGGATCCGAGCGGGAGCACCACCGGTCTGA
- a CDS encoding VOC family protein, giving the protein MTEPRRGLGDIRTRLDHLVYAVPDLAAGIAEFAERTGVRPVAGGSHPGGTANYLVRFGPTSYLEIIGPDPEATARPRAFGLETLTAPRLAAWAVRPEDIDKAVWQAREQGFDPGDVQPLSRRTPAGELLEWRLTRREDPAAVRPVPFLIDWGDTPHPAASDLPLVSLTSLSAVHPDPDELRRDLAALGVRLDVSPGPEPALRAVIDTPLGSVTLR; this is encoded by the coding sequence GTGACCGAACCCCGTCGCGGACTCGGCGACATCAGAACTCGCCTCGACCACCTCGTCTACGCGGTGCCCGACCTCGCCGCGGGGATCGCCGAATTCGCCGAGCGCACCGGGGTCCGTCCGGTGGCCGGGGGCAGCCACCCCGGCGGCACCGCCAACTATCTCGTCCGCTTCGGCCCCACCTCCTACCTGGAGATCATCGGCCCCGACCCGGAGGCCACCGCCCGGCCCCGGGCGTTCGGCCTGGAGACCCTGACCGCGCCCCGGCTCGCCGCCTGGGCCGTTCGCCCGGAGGACATCGACAAGGCCGTGTGGCAGGCCCGCGAGCAGGGCTTCGACCCCGGCGACGTACAACCCCTTTCCCGCCGCACCCCGGCCGGCGAGCTGCTGGAGTGGCGGCTCACCCGGCGCGAGGACCCGGCGGCGGTCAGGCCGGTGCCGTTCCTCATCGACTGGGGCGACACACCTCACCCCGCCGCTTCGGACCTGCCCCTCGTGAGCCTGACCTCCCTTTCCGCCGTACACCCCGACCCGGACGAGCTGCGGCGCGACCTGGCCGCCCTCGGCGTCCGGCTCGACGTCTCACCAGGACCCGAACCGGCGCTGCGCGCCGTCATCGACACCCCGCTCGGCTCCGTGACCCTGCGCTGA
- a CDS encoding alkylhydroperoxidase domain protein, translating to MTGFTQDQLGWEPWLSPLTADELTDAHYEALVDKARAASPYFLLLARDPDILHARTKTDNDIFYNADGGLPRAERELAATATSRRNGCVFCASVHARFAAHYAKRPDDVQRLLDEGVDAPQEATWRAVIDASAAIAATPAEFRPEHVAALRAAGLDDLAISDTIHAAAFFNWANRLMLSLGEPTPKEDQ from the coding sequence ATGACCGGCTTCACCCAGGACCAGCTCGGCTGGGAGCCGTGGCTTTCGCCGCTGACGGCCGATGAGCTGACCGACGCCCACTACGAGGCCCTGGTCGACAAGGCGCGCGCCGCTTCCCCGTACTTCCTGCTGCTCGCCCGCGACCCGGACATCCTGCACGCCCGCACGAAGACCGACAACGACATCTTCTACAACGCCGACGGCGGGCTGCCGCGCGCCGAGCGCGAGCTGGCCGCCACCGCGACCTCGCGCCGCAACGGCTGCGTGTTCTGCGCGTCCGTGCACGCCCGCTTCGCCGCTCACTACGCCAAGCGCCCCGACGACGTGCAGCGCCTGCTCGACGAGGGCGTCGACGCACCGCAGGAGGCCACCTGGCGAGCCGTCATCGACGCCTCGGCGGCGATCGCCGCCACCCCGGCCGAGTTCCGTCCCGAGCACGTCGCCGCGCTCCGCGCCGCCGGGCTCGACGACCTGGCCATCAGCGACACCATCCACGCCGCCGCGTTCTTCAACTGGGCCAACCGGCTCATGCTCTCGCTCGGCGAACCCACCCCGAAGGAGGACCAGTGA
- a CDS encoding CMD domain protein, whose protein sequence is MINDVIDHLAGIAPGSPLHRLRARRPGAREHAQRSFDALFTPDDDSEVTLVERDAIAAFVAGLHQDAEIASFYADRLAELSPGLLKAVESEIEAGGTTGPYGVYPDGGPLAKESDEGLRYRVRNPGDLGVRLAAAFEHAHLLVFRPREARRDDLLTLARAGWSTTAIVTLSQLVAFLTFQIRVVAGLRLLRKGSAS, encoded by the coding sequence ATGATCAACGATGTCATCGACCACCTGGCCGGGATAGCACCCGGCTCGCCGCTCCACCGGCTGCGCGCCCGGCGGCCGGGCGCCCGCGAGCACGCCCAGCGCAGCTTCGACGCGCTCTTCACCCCGGACGACGACAGCGAGGTCACGCTCGTTGAGCGGGACGCGATCGCTGCCTTCGTGGCCGGCCTGCACCAGGACGCCGAGATCGCCTCCTTCTATGCTGACCGGCTGGCCGAGCTCTCACCCGGCCTGCTGAAGGCCGTGGAGTCCGAGATCGAGGCGGGCGGCACCACCGGTCCCTACGGCGTCTACCCGGACGGCGGCCCTCTGGCGAAGGAGAGCGACGAGGGACTGCGCTACCGGGTGCGGAACCCCGGCGACCTGGGCGTGCGGCTGGCCGCCGCGTTCGAGCACGCCCACCTGCTCGTGTTCCGGCCGCGCGAGGCTCGCCGGGACGATCTCCTCACCCTGGCCCGAGCAGGCTGGAGCACCACGGCCATCGTGACGCTGTCGCAGCTCGTCGCCTTCCTCACCTTTCAGATACGCGTGGTGGCCGGGCTGCGGCTGCTGCGGAAGGGATCGGCCTCATGA